DNA sequence from the Eulemur rufifrons isolate Redbay chromosome 6, OSU_ERuf_1, whole genome shotgun sequence genome:
AAGCCCAATGGgcaatgaggaaaccaaagcacagagggGTTCAGTAATTTGCCAAGTGACTGTTCATACGAatccccttcctcttctccctccctcccatagCTTACAACGCATGACAGCTTCCTTGACTTGGTGAAAGCCACCGTCGGGGCCCCTGCCATCCACGTAGTACATGAATCGGAGCTCAGGCGGGTAGGCGGCTCTGCTCAGGCCCGACAGCAGGGGGATGGTGCAGCCCTCTGCCCCAGGGGCCTCAGTCAGGGCCTGTAGCATCTGGTACTTGCACCAGGGGTCCTGAAGGAAGCCTGGCGTGATGAGCAGCACACGACAGTGACTactgctcagtgcctggcacagctcGGACGCGATGGCACTGCCTGGCGTTGCGTCCCGAAGCTGCAGGAAGCAGCGCAGGCTGGCAGTGCTGCCCTCCAGGTAGGAGACCAGTTCCTGGGCAGCCACCAGGTCCTCCTCACTGTGGCACACGCAAACATCATAGTCTTTGCTccagcggccactgctgctgtcACCCACAAGTGTCAGTGGCGTGCTGGGAGATCTGACCgaactgaggcccaggggtggggggctgtcctgtgagGTGGGGTGCGAAGTGTCACTGGGGGAGCTTTCGGGGGAGTCAGGCATCTTCCTTTGCTTCTTCAACAGGGCCTGCCTGAGCCAGTCTGCAGGGGAGAACACACTGCTCAGGCCCGAGTCTTACCCGGCGCCTTCCCCCTGGCCGCTGGGGAGGAGCCCTGCCGTGCAGGGAGGGCCGGCAGGACTCCGCCTGTCTCCTTGCGCTGGGAAACAACACCTTCTTATTCTCAGTGATCTATGGCTctgctatttttttcattctcaagGACCTGAGTAAAATTTCCCTCTATCTTTGAAGGTTTGGGAGGTATATAAGAACTCTGGGATCCTAATGTGGGAGTGTTTTACCATCCTGATTAAGAGAAGGCCCTGCCCTGCTCCAGGCCCTTTGATATCTGGCACCCCCAGCCCACCTTAAGCAGAACTTTCCACTAGAGCTGTGAGTCTGCAAGCAGAGCTTTGCTATGCTAGGAAGGATCCATTAGTCCCAGAGCCCACTTCCAGCACTGAGGGGAGGTGAATTTAAATTAGGAAGACACACCCCTTATGGaaagggaagggtgggaggatTGGCATCGGCTTGGGCCTGAGAAGCCCTAGATTGTCAGTCACTACATGGCTACAAGAAAGTAGCTCAGAGCTCCCGATGAGCACAGAGCTTAGGCGTTCAGAGCCCGCACTTTGGAGGCAGGCACCATATTTGACTGTGGATTTGTGGTAGCCTTCCCTATGTCCGTAAGCAAGTTAGTCTATGACTCcatctcctcatctgcaaaatggttcACTTTAGTTGTTTTTGAGGGTTAACTGAGATAATGCAGTGTTGGGATACTGTGAGTGCTCCATAATGATATCAAAACTCAGCTTCCCCAGCTTTTGACAGACAGTTAAGTGTTGTGAGAATTGATAGTTTCTCTCTCTGCTTGGCTCCTTCCTCAGAATGGTTCTGGAACAAAGATCTAAataagcactcagcacagtggtTTCCAGGCTAGGAAAATTAGTTGAGCAGGCCTGGAAAACCTTGGGGCCACAAGGATGAGGACGGGGCTGATGCAGGCCTCCCGCCTCCTGCTCCACGAAGCATGGGGCTCTGCAGTCAAGTCAGGAGCTTCACCCCTCATCAGCCTCCTGACGTCCACCCCGCGCATGCACAGGCAGAGATGAGGACAACACTCCCAGGAACAAGAGCAGAACTAGGAGTCTGGATCCACTCACCGGTCATCTTGCCCAGAGGCTTCTTGGACCGGGAgcgaggaggtgggagggaggtcgATGATGCCATGGTGTTGGGCTCAGAACTAATCCTGTGAGATCAGGCATTGGTTAAAGCGGGAGAAGAAAGGAGACCCAGTCTTGACCTCCAGGGATAGCAATCCTacaaggggcagagagagagaatcacAAAAGCTGTACTTAACCTACTCTCAGTCCTAGTAGGTAGACTCCCAGAATGGCCCCTCCATCTCTCATGGGATTAGGGACAGACATGATTGTGATTGGGGCTGGTTTCTAGCTAAATCCAGATCTGTGCAGTGTGGTCACACTTACAGGGTATGAGCTCAGCATCACCAGCTGAGTGACTGTTCTCTGCTCTACCTGGCTGGGAATATATTTGGGATCTGGGGCTGGCAGCTGGCAGGCAGCTCTTTAGAGGGTCTTCATGTATAAAGGCTGAAATGGGAGAAGAAAAACAGTTGCTATTtggttttggggtgtttttttttttttgagacagagtctcactctgttgcccaggctagagtgccatggcgtcagtatagctcacagcaacctcagactcctgggctcaagtgatccttctgcctcagcctcccgagtagctgggactacaggcatgtgccacgacacccagctaatttttctatttttagtagagatggggtcttgctcttgctcagactggtctcaaactcctgagctcgagggatcctcccgcaTCCTCCTCCAAGAGTGCTAGACAGTTACTATTTggataaataattttctattcagGTAGACAGATGCTGAGTGGTAGAGAGAGAACACATGCAGGAAGCCTTGGGAGGCTTTCCCTCCAAGTCCACCTTCCCCTGAATGACCCATCCACCCCTCCATCCCTCAGCCATCAGCTCAGGGAGTTTGTGTCACAAAATGTGAAAACTGTAGACTCTGCAGGCAGAGTGCCAGCATTCTCACCTCTTCTTAACCGTGGCCTTTGGCAATCTtgctaagcttcagtttctccatctgtgaaatggaaataatactagTACCTACTTCTCAGCATTATTGTGAcaactaaatgagataatttacgTAAAGCATTaatggtgcctggcatacagtaaatgttcagaaaatgtggttttgtatgtatttaaaataatctagatATTGGAGggatatatcatgttcatggttATAAGACTCAGTATTATAATGTTAATTTCCCATAAATTGATCTTTAGTTCAATGATATCTCAAATAGTAGGTTttggttttttagttttttttggtggtgagGTTGTTGCACTGCttataaatttatatggaaatgcaaaggcccAAGAATACCTTAGATGGGCGATGTTCTCTTCCCACCACAATGACGGGGAATGTCCCTGATGGTGGAGGCTCAGCCCAGGTTTCGGTGGGACAGAGCCTGCCCCCACTCGAGAGGGCTGTAGTATTATGCTAGTGACACTCCTCCAGATGAAGGGCTGGTGGAGAACAGGACCCTCGCGCTGGGGAGCCGCTGGCAGAGGCTGCTCTCTCACTCTTGGCTGGATCGTCACAGGTTGAAACAAACCTAGGAACTCACACAGAAGCAAGTTGTATTAGACACACTGAAATAAGAGGTTTCAAAGTTTAAATAACGTCATTCTATGCTGGATATTAATGCTTTGTTCTGATGCTAAACAGTATTATACGAAGCTGATGAACAGAAGATGAGAGATGCTGAGGATTCATAGACATGTATCAGAgttcaaacaggaaaaaaaggacgaagaagaagaaagaagaaagaaggaagaagaagaaaaaaaacttaactGCAGCAGCAAAGGGGGCATGAAAAGAGCTGGAATGGGTACAGGAATCAGAGAAGACATTTGAAAGAGCAAAGCAGCTAAATGTCAAGCCACTAAAAGGACACCAAACGTTGGCGATTAGTGTGTATATGCGTTTCTTTTTGGAGTTCAGACAAACTAAGTTGTAGGCTACAGCTACGTCAGTGCTTTAGACCATCGCTGCGTTTTGAAATCCTTTTCCTGGTCAGGAGTTGCTCTCTCTCTACATCTCATTTCAGTCATTCAAGAGGccgctcctccccaccctcccgccACAGCAGTCACTtcgtttttatattatttaaatgttttttcaatttttttattttaaaagtcattttgtgGACTTGGTATACTTATAACCTGgagaataatttcttttaatgatattctaaagattaaaaattaatataatacattaagCTACTTAATATATGCAGATTTAAAAGTTTCAGTTTCTGATTTTATGAAATGACTTGCCCTTTTGGCAGTACATGTTGATTTTGGGTAATTGCCATTCTCATTGTTTGGTTAAGAAGAACTCCAATTGTGCAACCGCATGTGCCACTGGGAGCGGGCGGTATAAGGCCTCTGAATAACAGGGAAAAGTTTAAATACAGGATATAATAGCACCTTTGACAGGATAATTGAGCAAGATACCAGATAAGTTCCAGTAACCATATAAGCTGCCCACCTCCTATAGACTAAAACCTGATGGAACTTCTTTgttactttttagtttttgtgaGGCTGGGGCTGTGGAGCTATTACATACTCAAACATGCTTTAATCTTTCCAAGACTTGGTAATAGTCATCATATATCGAGATACAATTGTCAAGCAGAAGAGATAATGAACCCAAATCTCCAACCAGACGCTCTAACCACTAGCTGTGTCTAATCTCTGATTTGCTGTGTGGCCTTATATGTAGTCACTTTTtcctgtgcttttaaaaaattcatgaagtATAATGATATATACCTAAAATACTCACTTTGTAAGACAGTAACAAAGACTTGGTAGAAAATTAGTAAAGAGTTTCTTCAAAAAAAGAGGCAGTATATTACCTGTAGTACTTTCTAGAATGCTTTTCCAATAGTATATGTAAGAATTTATGTAAAGGAAATATAATGTTTTACTGTATAAAATCCAAAGTGTATTAAGTAGTATCTCATCTCAAACTGGTCTCTAATTTCTATTATATAGGAAATGTTCTAAAGCCTGTGAAGGCATATGACAAGAATAcgtgtctttttaaaattcctattagATTTCTGTGAAGTGGAAATTACTatctgtggtagacagaataatggcccccaaggatgcccacatcctaatccctggaactgtgaatatgttaccttacatggcaaaaggggaTTTTGCAGATAAGTTAAAGACCTTTACAGGGTTATCCAGGTGGACcaaatgtaatcacaaggatgctttccagaggaaggcaggaaggtcAGAGTCAGATGCAGGAGATAGGATGACAGAAGCAGAGGTTGGTGGGATGTGGGGCCACAAGCAGGGGGATGTGGGCAGCTTCTAGATGCTGGAAAAAGCCAGTTCAtggaacacagccctgctcatttaagacttctgacctccagaattgtaataaataaacaaacaaatgtgtGCTGCATGAAGCACTAAGCTGTGGTACTTTgctacagcagcaataggaaactaacatgCTATCTCTGATCATATCGGTCCAATGAATAGAGAAAGCACCGGATTTAAGTTGAGTGCTAAAAACTGATCTGTTTAAAGtgtaaattttttgaaagagtttttacatctttaaatgaataaattaatctaCACTTCACCTGACTTTGActttatatttaagaattttggagaggctgggcacggtggctcatgccttgtaatcctagtaatttgggaggctaaggtgggaggattgcttgtagcctggagttcaagaccagtctgagtaacatagtgaagctctatctctacaaaaatttaaaaattagctgggcatcctggtgcatgcctgtagtcccagctactcaggaggctgagacaggaggatcacttgagcccagcagtttgagggtacagtgagcGATGATGGCcacattgcactctagcctgggtaacagagcaagaccccgtgtcaaaaaaaaaaaaaaaaaaaaagaattttggtttCAAAAGCCTAAGTCTTCTTCTCAAACACTTGCTAAAACATTTGTCTGTGCAGGATTTATTGGGACTTTCAGGACAATGTCACTCAAAGTGCTGATACACACAATAGGGTGTTTCTCAAAGCGTAGATTGCAGACTGTGGGGGACAGATCCTAGGGTGGCCCCCATGTTCACACTTGTGAGTGTGGGAAGGACCCATGGCTTACTTTTAACCAACAGAATAAGGCAAAAGGTGATGGGATGTTATTCACATAATTACATTACTGTATATGATATAGGCATATGTGTgtctatacacatacatacactatatatatagatgtacatataccatatatatgaatactgtgtgcatgcatgtaaCTCTATCTTAGCtgatgggagggagagagactccTTTGCCTATTTTGAAGAAGTTGCCATGTTGTGAGAGGGCCACATGTCAAGGAACTGTGGGCAGCCTCCAGGAGCTGAGAGTGGTCCCCAGCTGACAGCCAACAAGAAAAGGACCTCAGTCCCACAACTGCAAAGAGATGAATTCAGCCAACAACCTATGGGAGCTTGTCAGTGGTTCTTTCCCCCTTCGAGCCTCTGGTGAATGGCAGCCCCACTGATACCTGGACTGCAGCCAGATGAGCCCCTGACCCAGGCAAACCTTGTCCCAGCCCTTGATCCACAGAAACTTTGAGGTAATAAATAGGTGGTGATTTAAGCTgctacatttgtggtaatttgttatgtagcataGAAATCTAACACAGGGTCCAACTGCAATGATGGCTTAAAAGGCTGGTTTCTGTGCCCCATCTCAAATCTACTGAATCAAATCTCTAGGCACGAGGTTTGGGAACTAGATTTCAGCTAGTACCCCAAGATTCTAAAGTACCTAAAGATTGGTCTAGTGGGCTACATCAGTGATTCCCAAACCAAGCTGCATATCCTTAGCAcctagggagctttaaaaaatacagatatccCTGGGGATTCTTATTCAATGGTTTAGAAGTGGGGcccaagaatctgtatttttcaaGAGTGCTCCAGGTAATTCAGGTACAAGGAACTACTAATCTATATTATATTGTTacttatatttataaagagtGAAATAATTTAACAGTGCCCAGAAAATCTTGGGATtgattttgtgaaataaattccAAACTTCTAATTTTGCTATAAAGTCAAATTTAAGATGAACTctaggctgggtgctgtggctcatgcctgtaatcctagcactctgggaggctgaggtgggaggatggcttgagctcaggagttggagagcagcctgagcaagagcaagaccccgtctctgctaaaaatagtaaaaattagccgggcatggtggtgcacgcctgtagtcccagctactcgggaggctgaggcaggaggatcgcttgagcccaggagtttgaggttgctgtgagctaagctgacgccacgcactcaagcctgggtgacagaatgagactctgtctccaaaaaaaaaaaaaaaaaaagattgaatagGCAGGAAATAGTCATAGAATTCTGCTTAATTAAATGAAGCCTTATGGcctgtattaaaataaattatatttaatgaatatatggCAAGGCATATCTGCTTCCAGCACtacattttgtaaattttgaagacttaaaaatctgaaaaagtatgtgcatgtatataattaaaagcactcactatttttaatttaattataaatcaaAAGTATTGTTACTTTGGTCCTTAAAATCTAAAACCTTAGCTGTATTTCAGTCACACTGAAACATATCTTACTGAGCAAACATCCGTGAGAAACATTATAATTaatgttgtattttatttaaaaatagcaaattggTCTTTGGAAAAGTTCagtttctgagttttaaaaattatctttgctTTGGAACTATATCACATATGTTCTAAAGGTCATTTTTAACTAAAATGATGAGAATTTTTTATACTTACCTTTCTGTAGGCCTCGTGTAAATATGCAGGAATTAAATGTGATATAGATTGTATCAGCAAGTTTATGATTGGATACAGTTTATAAATTATGCTGATTATATACCTTAATACATTTGTCCCCTTTTGAGCTTACAAATGgtcactttttatatatattttctaaaaggcTTTGTAGAGGGTTGGAGAAAAATACttaagatctttctttcttttgttttttcttttctttttttggtgccaggatcttgctgtgttgctcaggctggagtgagtAGCTCTTCACAGGCTGGGTCTCTGCACACCGCAGCCCCCACTCCCGGGCTCCAGGGAGCATCAcgcagccttccaagtagctgggactacaggtgtgcgccattGTGCCCTGCTTTTGAAGAACAGTGCTAAGGACTTTCACTACCAGAATAATAAGGATTTACTATAAAGCAACAGTAATGAAGGCAGCATGATGTTGGTGTGCAAGGACAGAGAAAACAGGCTATCCAGGAACAGACCCACTTCAGCATAACCTACTGATTGATGTCAGTGGCGACACGGAAGTGCAGTGGGGAAGGACCGTCTTTTCAATAAGTGGCGTTAGGTTATTTCAATAGCCCTGTGGGAAAAAGTAAACCTTGACCCACATCTCACACCATATAAACAATTAATTTCAAATGGATAGCAGATATAAATGTGAATGGTGAGACAATGCTTTTAGAGGAAACATGGAAAATTATCTTCCTGACTTTGGGGTAGGCAACGATTTCTAAAACCAGATACAAATAGTACAACCAttaggagaaaaattataaattggaaaacattaaaatgaagaacttctgttcatcaaaagacaccattagaAGAGTGAAAGGCAATCTACTGAgagaaaatgctcaaaaaatacATGTCCAGTAAATGTCTCATATCCCAAATATTTCAAGAACTATTAGGCACtagtaagaaaaagagagacagccTATTAGACAAATGGGCACAATAATTGACTAGGCACTTCCAAAAAGGATAGTCAAATGACcaatagacatagaaaaagacagctcattagtcatcagagaaatacaaattaaaacctcaatgcATCACTGCTACGTGCTCAGCAGAATGGCTACAGTGAAAAAAAGCGCATCAAGTACTGGTAAGAATGTGAAGGAAAAGGAACTCACACGCTCCCAGTGTGTACAGCTACTACAAACTGTTTGGCACTGTAtactaaagctgaacatacagcagcaattctattcctagtAATATACCCaacttttgttcttttatgtgcttatatatgttcaccaaaagacaaaCACATGAATGTCTGTGACAGCAGGATTCAAAATaaccccaaagtggaaacaaataTGTCCATCAATCCAAGTGTCCAgtagaacagataaataaattgtggtctagccatacagtgaaatattacacatcaatgagaatgaatgaattactgCTAAACACAACATGGGCAAATCTCACAAAATATATTGAGTATAAGATGTCACATACACAAGAGTACATAAGATTCTAGGGATTGAAAGtccaaaaatgggcaaaaccatTTTATGGTGTTAGAAGCCAGGAGTGTAGTAATGTTTTATGCATCGTTCTGGATCAGGCTGCACTGGAAATGTTCACGTTGTGAAAAATGATTAAGCTATACACTTATGATTTGTGCAATtgtatatcaatttttttaagtctaaaaaATAACTAGATGTGGCTTCCTGAGTCATTCCCGACCCTTTGTCCCTGGGTTAGGTGTCTCAGCTGGAGTAAACACTGCCCCCTCTCAGTTGCACTTCTGGGGTGTGCTACCTGTGACTCTAATACCTGTCTCCCTGGGGACGACAGGGCCAAGTCCGTCCTGTCCATCGCTGTCACCCTAGTGCTCGGCACAGTGCCCGCCCAGCCCGTGGCAGACGCTCATTCGTGAGTGTGGTGTAATGCCTGGAGAGGTCCTTAACCCCAGATAAAGCCAGCTACTTGCTGAGTCACTGTCGGGACAATCCCAAGAACAGAGGGAGAGTCTGGCCACAGCAGAGAAGAATGTGAGGAGACTGTGGCGGAAACAGGGTCCTCAGTTAGACAAAGACCCAAACAAACTGACAGAGCCAGGCTCTTTCCGAAGCTAAAGGAGAGTCTCCCGCAGCAAGCTTCTGTGCGACAGAAAAGGTGACCTTTTTCTCCGAGGGTCTTTCCCTGCTGCTTACGTGTCGTGGGCGCTAGCGGCAGCCAGGTAAAAggtgcaggggaggggaaggcggTCACTCAGGGGCAGATGTGCCGCACAGCTGGGGCAAGGCCGGGCCCGCACGCAGGGGCCCGCCCGCCCCCGGCGCCCGCGCGGCCGCCCCCGCCGCGCCCGCCCCGCGgaccccgccgccgcccgcctccCCCGCTCACCTGCTCGCCGGCCCCGCCGCGGCGCGGGCTGCGCGCTCCCGCCCGGGAAGTGCGGCGCGCAGGGCCGGCTCCCCGGAAGCGCCGCGGGCGCCGCCCTCCTCCGCTGCGCCCGCCCAGCCCGACCCGGCCTGGCGCTCGGGCGCGGGCGGGAGCGGCGCGTGCGGGCCGGGCGTGCGTGCGCCCGCACCGGGACCCCAGGCCGGCCCGGCCGCCGCGCCCCTCGGGCGCCCGTCCTCCCGCCGCGCAGCCGGGCCCGCGGGTGGCGGCGGCAACTTGGGGAGGAGCCTGTACACAGCTCACCAGGAACACCCGAAACCTTGGTTTCGTTCCTGGTGGGGGACAAAGAAAGAAACCCCGATTTCTTTCCTCCTCACACTCTGCAAGGGAGGtcttcatatgttttatttttatacaactgAGGCAAAtgaagcttagagagattaaAGAAGTTGTGCGAAGGTCACACGCAGCGAGAGGCCGCACGGGTGGCATGCAGGAGAGGCTGGAAGGCCGGTCCCTGGGGACAGAGGACGGTGGAACCGGTGTCTGACGCCCAAGTCCCGCTCCTCTGGGCAGTGATTCTAGAATCAGCGTTACGAAAGTCCTGGGGACCCTAACAGAGGTGCTGCAAAAGTGTGAATGAGGCAGGCAAGATGTTGGGAAGTCCTGGGTGAAACAAAGTTAAATCATTCCTTTGTCTCCTATTTCTTAGAGCTGTTGAGATGTTGATGAGCATTGTGAAGCACCACGGGGAGAATAGGGGAGAATATAACATGTAGCATTTCTCAAACTTGTTTCAccatagaagaaatataaatatcttcCTGAGCGTATTCCTCGGCATCCAGTTTGGGAAACACTCTCCTAAAACTATGTACATGAAGTGCTGGAGGATAGAGGGAGTTTAATTGGGCCATCTAAGATTCACTATCTCCCCCTCCAATCTGAGTTCCTCCTTTTCTCACTAGCCAGCCAAAACGGATGAGCTGCCCATCCTGGGAGGACCCTGGAGTCATGTGCCTGGGTTCACAATCAGGGCtcatcacttactagctgtgcgaCTTTGGTGAAGTCGTGTGACATTTCTAGACTCGCTTTCCTCACCAAAACTGTGGTACCTGGTTGCTGGTGTTCTTGCAAGATTTAGATGAGTTCTACGTAAAGCAGGTGTCCTCACCTTAGCCCCGAGCCCCAGCGGTCAGGGAAGGTTTGCTTCTACTCTCTCTCAGGTACCCTATTCTCTTCCCCCACCAAGCAGGCCCCCCTTTGCCCTATTCTGCTCTGCAAAATGTCCCTCTCTTCTGGCAAGTTTCATTTTTGTAGCTCATTCAGGGAAATCTTTGTTAAACCCAGCCTTTCCCCAAATGTCTATAGTACCTTCTGGTATAAGGAGCTCATGCCCTCGCTGCTTAGCTCTCTCATCAGACTGAAAATTCCCTGAGGACAAGCGATGGCTCTTCAGGctccaggaggagcagaggggcacTCAGATAAGCCTTGACTGACAGCCAAGCACAGACCACACACTGGGACAGCCAGGTGCTGGGGCAGAGATGAATGAAGGCTTGGTTGCGCTCTGCACGGTTCACTGGGGAAGCCGAGCTTGCATAAAGCCCTGTGGGAGTACAGAGGCGTCCTTAAGCTTCTTAAGTACAGCATTTGTTGTCTTGAAGGGAGTAGCTTCTCGGTGGGCACCTTTTCCCTTTTGACCCTTAGATTGGGCTGTCTGTGCCTAAGGAAGGAGGAGCGGCTGCCGGTTAGCTAGGGAGCCACCTGCGGGGCCAACACAGGATGTTGGCTTGTCCTTCCTGCGCCCCTGGCAAGTTCCTTCCTGTCTTTCAGCACTGCACGCTGGGCCCTTTTTCTGCAGCTCACCACCGTGGTCCTGCTCCTCTTCCCCCAGGGGCTTCTGCTGTCATCCCCTGGCAGCActctgcccctctccctccctcccgtcTGGGAAGACCACCTCCATCTTTTCCCTTTCATTCTTCTCCCCAAAGGCCACTTTTGAGGGGGGTGGGCATTTTACCAGCTGTCTCTATTCCCAGTCACTTCTCCTTCTCTGCAAACTTCGCCGAAACTGCTCTCCCTAAAGTCACCACTGACATACTTGGGACCACTTCCTCCTTAGCTTCCGTGACATCACACCCTCCTGgcttttctcttgcttctctgGGCCCTCTTCAGCATCCTTTTCTTTGGCTTGTCCCTTCAATGTTGGTGGAGTCCCTCCAGCTTCCCTCCTTGGCCCGTACTCGTCTATCTTCCAGGGTGATGCCATCCTGTTCATGACATCGTCACCTGAGGGCCACAGCAATGACCCCAACCCTCTGTTTGAGGGCTCCAGTTGGGTGCCCTACAGGCACCCTTCATCCACTGGCCTAACTCTACCACTCGTTCATTCCTCACACTGCTCCTCCTTGGTGTTCATCTCCACTAGAGGCGTTACATCCATCCAGTTGTCTAAGCCGGAAACCTGGCCCTCTGATTTGACCCCATTTCTTGTTGCTACTGCCACCTCTTGGACCTATCTACTTCCTGCTATGGCGGCTCAGGCACCTGCTGTCTGGACGACATGGATGGCAGCGACAGCCTCCATCTGGCCCCCTTGCCTGCTGCTTTGACATCCTCATCTGTTCTCCCCAAGGGAGTCATGatgatttttctaaaaggaaaatctGATCATGTTGCTTCTCTATTTAAAACCCCTCAATGGCCTCTGCCCACAGGATAAAATCCACATTCCTTAGTGTGGCTTTCCAATCGGATTCCTCTTCACTCCATGATCGAGCCAGAAAAAGTCATTTTGAAtcatgctatggtctgaatgttggtccCCCAACCCCTGCAAATTCTTATGGTGGAACCTAATACCCAGTGTGACAGTGTacagagatggggcctttggggaagtgatGAAGTCATGACAGCTCTGCCCTCATATAAGGGACAAGTGCCCTTATACAAGAGGTTGAAGGGA
Encoded proteins:
- the TIRAP gene encoding toll/interleukin-1 receptor domain-containing adapter protein isoform X1, yielding MASSTSLPPPRSRSKKPLGKMTDWLRQALLKKQRKMPDSPESSPSDTSHPTSQDSPPPLGLSSVRSPSTPLTLVGDSSSGRWSKDYDVCVCHSEEDLVAAQELVSYLEGSTASLRCFLQLRDATPGSAIASELCQALSSSHCRVLLITPGFLQDPWCKYQMLQALTEAPGAEGCTIPLLSGLSRAAYPPELRFMYYVDGRGPDGGFHQVKEAVMRCKLWEGGRRGRGFV
- the TIRAP gene encoding toll/interleukin-1 receptor domain-containing adapter protein isoform X2, coding for MASSTSLPPPRSRSKKPLGKMTDWLRQALLKKQRKMPDSPESSPSDTSHPTSQDSPPPLGLSSVRSPSTPLTLVGDSSSGRWSKDYDVCVCHSEEDLVAAQELVSYLEGSTASLRCFLQLRDATPGSAIASELCQALSSSHCRVLLITPGFLQDPWCKYQMLQALTEAPGAEGCTIPLLSGLSRAAYPPELRFMYYVDGRGPDGGFHQVKEAVMRYLQTLS